In the genome of Petrotoga sp. 9PWA.NaAc.5.4, one region contains:
- a CDS encoding carbohydrate ABC transporter permease, which translates to MKNSKKERSFAGKLTIRQKSAIRGYIFLLPWIIGFLIFTAFPFFYSIYLSMSKVTITPTGIVTQWNGFNNYLDIFTKDVNFLPALTDSIVFVGLSTPLIIVASLLIALMLNKQFKGRTVFRAIYFLPVIIMSGPVLSELLANKAVNIIQPTKFAIYEFFRLLPLNLGAPILYLFDKIIIILWFSGVQILIFLAGIQKIDKALYEAAQIDGASSWVIFWKIILPQIRPLILVNTIYTIVDLATFPTNAINVEISSKMFQTGRVYSYSAAMSWIYSLIILAILGVAFLILKERKS; encoded by the coding sequence TTGAAAAACTCAAAAAAAGAAAGATCATTTGCTGGCAAACTAACAATACGGCAAAAGTCTGCAATCAGAGGATACATCTTTTTACTACCTTGGATAATAGGCTTTTTAATTTTTACTGCGTTTCCTTTTTTCTACTCAATTTACTTGAGTATGAGCAAGGTAACTATTACTCCTACAGGGATAGTTACTCAATGGAATGGATTTAACAATTATTTGGATATTTTTACAAAAGATGTAAATTTTTTGCCGGCTTTAACAGATAGCATCGTTTTTGTAGGACTTTCAACACCTCTTATAATTGTTGCTTCATTACTTATAGCTTTAATGCTTAATAAACAGTTCAAAGGAAGAACTGTTTTCAGAGCAATTTATTTTTTACCTGTCATAATAATGAGTGGACCAGTTTTAAGCGAGCTTTTAGCCAACAAGGCTGTAAATATAATTCAACCAACAAAATTTGCAATTTATGAATTTTTTAGATTATTACCTCTAAATTTGGGTGCACCAATTCTTTATCTATTTGATAAGATAATCATTATACTATGGTTTTCAGGTGTACAGATTTTGATATTTTTAGCAGGAATTCAAAAGATCGATAAAGCATTATATGAGGCAGCACAGATTGATGGGGCTTCTTCATGGGTGATTTTTTGGAAAATTATTTTACCACAAATAAGGCCTTTAATACTAGTAAATACTATTTATACAATAGTTGATTTAGCAACGTTCCCTACCAACGCTATCAATGTAGAAATTTCTTCTAAAATGTTTCAGACAGGAAGAGTTTATAGTTATTCCGCTGCAATGTCGTGGATTTATTCGTTGATCATTCTAGCAATTTTAGGTGTGGCATTTTTAATTTTAAAAGAAAGGAAGAGTTAG
- a CDS encoding carbohydrate ABC transporter permease, whose product MNKRLKENIFKVVIIILLLIIGFAYLYPVAFMISTSFMDVDDLVNPTIQWIPSKLYLENFKIASKVLDVKNSLLNSIIMAGVPAILQTFSSALIGYGFARYEFPFKKLWLALLLFTFLLPVQVTLIPKYIMFSSYGMINTPLPSFLPALFGQGIRSTIFILIFYQFFSSYPKSIDEAAQIDGAGHFTIFMKIAIPMSIPAIVVSLLFSFVWYWNETYLSGLFFGNAIQTLPMKLQSFVDAYSRMYPVSDASLANRLNEGIRMAATLITIIPLLILYALLQKQFVESIDRTGITGE is encoded by the coding sequence ATGAACAAAAGATTAAAAGAGAATATTTTTAAAGTAGTTATTATTATCTTACTTTTAATAATAGGATTTGCATATCTGTACCCCGTAGCTTTTATGATATCTACAAGTTTTATGGATGTAGATGATCTCGTTAACCCTACTATTCAATGGATACCATCAAAACTTTATCTCGAAAATTTTAAGATAGCTTCAAAGGTGTTGGACGTTAAAAACTCTTTGCTAAACTCTATTATTATGGCAGGTGTGCCAGCAATACTACAAACTTTTTCTAGCGCATTAATTGGGTATGGATTTGCAAGATATGAATTCCCTTTTAAAAAACTATGGTTGGCTTTGCTCTTATTTACATTTTTACTACCTGTACAAGTAACTTTAATACCTAAATACATAATGTTTAGCAGTTATGGTATGATTAATACTCCTTTACCTTCATTTCTTCCAGCCTTGTTTGGGCAGGGAATTAGAAGTACCATTTTTATACTAATTTTCTATCAATTTTTTAGTTCTTATCCAAAATCTATCGACGAAGCAGCTCAGATAGACGGTGCTGGGCATTTCACAATATTTATGAAAATAGCAATTCCCATGTCTATACCAGCAATAGTTGTTTCACTATTATTTTCCTTTGTTTGGTATTGGAATGAGACATATCTTTCAGGATTGTTTTTTGGGAATGCAATTCAGACTTTACCTATGAAACTTCAATCGTTTGTCGATGCTTATTCAAGAATGTATCCAGTAAGCGATGCTAGTTTGGCAAATAGATTAAACGAAGGAATAAGAATGGCTGCAACTTTGATTACTATCATTCCATTACTTATATTATATGCACTCTTACAGAAACAGTTTGTTGAAAGTATAGATAGAACCGGGATAACAGGAGAATAA
- a CDS encoding glycoside hydrolase family 30 beta sandwich domain-containing protein translates to MSKRRSLKHNFLIFLSIILTISCLLYGGEGTTMNYRINTDVEVWLTTSNQKNLLSQQPSLSSFEKTGKTDESVTQIEVNPKITYQEMDGFGASLTDASAWLIYNVLDEKQQKELMYELFSSEKGIGISFLRQPMGASDFALKMYTYDDVPEGEEDFELKYFSIDHDKEYIIPLIKKALEINPDLKVMASPWSPPAWMKTSRSLIGGSLREECYDVYARYFVEFIKAYEKEGIPIYAITVQNEPLYVPKEYPGMFMSPEAQALFINEYLGPLFEKENIDTLILCYDHNWDNIEYPEIVLKKVGKYVAGTAWHVYGGDHSAMSKIKEKFPEKEAWLTEASGGEWVPPFFDAFADQMTHIIRGTRNYAKSIVWWNMALDQNNGPTVLKHSTCRGIVTIDTDKRDITYNVDYYTMGHISKFVQPGAYRIESTNIQSIVETTAFKNPDDSIVLIVYNRTNNNKKLSITYGDSEFNYTLRGKSAVTFIWNN, encoded by the coding sequence ATGAGTAAAAGGAGGAGTTTAAAACATAACTTTTTAATTTTTCTCTCAATTATTTTAACAATAAGTTGTTTATTATATGGAGGTGAAGGTACTACAATGAACTACCGAATCAATACAGATGTGGAAGTCTGGCTAACAACATCTAATCAAAAAAATCTTTTATCACAACAACCGTCTTTATCATCCTTTGAAAAAACTGGAAAAACTGATGAATCAGTCACACAAATTGAAGTAAATCCAAAGATTACTTACCAAGAAATGGACGGATTTGGTGCTTCTTTAACAGATGCTTCTGCATGGCTTATTTACAACGTTTTAGATGAAAAACAACAGAAAGAACTAATGTACGAGCTTTTTAGTTCGGAAAAAGGGATAGGAATATCGTTTTTGCGTCAACCAATGGGGGCTAGCGATTTCGCTCTTAAAATGTATACCTACGATGATGTTCCTGAAGGAGAGGAAGATTTTGAATTAAAATATTTCAGCATTGATCATGATAAAGAGTACATAATACCATTAATAAAAAAAGCATTGGAAATAAATCCTGATCTCAAAGTCATGGCATCTCCTTGGAGTCCGCCAGCATGGATGAAAACGTCACGCAGTCTTATTGGTGGATCATTGCGCGAAGAATGTTACGACGTTTATGCACGGTATTTTGTTGAGTTTATTAAAGCATATGAAAAGGAAGGTATTCCTATATATGCAATAACCGTACAAAATGAACCATTATACGTTCCCAAAGAATATCCAGGAATGTTCATGTCCCCTGAGGCTCAAGCTTTGTTTATAAACGAATACCTTGGCCCTCTGTTTGAAAAAGAAAACATTGATACTTTGATACTTTGTTATGATCATAATTGGGACAATATAGAGTATCCTGAGATCGTTTTAAAGAAGGTTGGAAAGTATGTAGCAGGAACTGCGTGGCATGTTTATGGTGGAGACCATTCTGCAATGTCAAAAATAAAAGAAAAGTTTCCAGAAAAAGAAGCTTGGCTGACAGAAGCTTCGGGAGGCGAATGGGTACCCCCATTTTTTGATGCTTTTGCTGATCAAATGACTCATATCATCCGTGGAACTAGGAATTACGCAAAAAGTATTGTGTGGTGGAATATGGCTCTAGATCAAAACAATGGTCCCACGGTTCTTAAACATAGTACGTGTAGAGGTATCGTAACAATCGATACAGACAAAAGAGATATAACCTACAACGTTGATTATTATACGATGGGTCATATTAGTAAGTTTGTTCAACCTGGGGCTTATCGTATAGAATCTACAAATATTCAGAGCATTGTTGAAACAACAGCTTTTAAAAATCCTGATGATTCGATAGTACTAATTGTATACAACAGGACAAATAACAACAAAAAATTATCTATAACATATGGAGATTCTGAATTTAATTACACACTTAGAGGAAAATCTGCAGTTACTTTTATATGGAACAATTAA
- a CDS encoding glycoside hydrolase family 3 C-terminal domain-containing protein, whose translation MERDIKDLISQMTLEEKASLCSGLDNWHTKPIERLGIPSIRMSDGPHGLRKEVPNQRNSVPSTCFPTAATTACSWDRELIKQLGKALAEECQAEGIDIILGPAINIKRSPLCGRNFEYFSEDPYLSGQLATAYIQAVQSLGVGTSLKHYAANNQEHRRFTIDEIIDERTLREIYLTNFEGPVKEGNPWTIMCSYNRINGTLASENKYTLTDILRNEWGFEGFVVSDWGAVNERVEAIKAGLDLEMPSSYGIGDKKIVEAVKRGELDEKILDQTVERLLKIIFKAIENRKENATYNKEEHHKLARKIAAESIVLLKNQDNILPLKKEGTIAIIGGFAKNPRYQGGGSSHVNPTKLDNALEEIEKIVQGKANVLYEEGYSLETDEMNQELIEKAKETAKKSDVAIIFAGLPERYESEGYDRTHMKMPENHNKLIEEVTKVQPNTIVVLSNGSPVEMPWVDKVKGIIESYLGGQAGAGAVADILFGEVNPSGKLAETFPKKLSHNPSYLNFPGEGNKVEYREGVFVGYRYYDKKEIEPLFPFGYGLSYTTFEYTDITVDKKEITDKETIEVKVKVKNTGKVKGKEIVQLYVKDIESTLNRPEKELKGFEKIELEPGEEKTVTFTLDKRAFAYYNTEIKDWHVESGEFEVLVGRSSKDIELKETVKLNSTVTIKKKYDRNSLVRDLLEDSKTEKIILDLVDSILEKIKEPGREKEDVNNVIKWIIDMPLRGLVSFSKGNFTDEMLHKLLEVLNK comes from the coding sequence GTGGAAAGAGACATAAAAGATCTAATCTCGCAGATGACGCTTGAAGAAAAAGCGAGTCTATGTTCAGGTTTAGACAATTGGCACACAAAACCCATAGAAAGGTTAGGAATACCTTCAATAAGGATGAGTGATGGACCACATGGATTAAGAAAAGAAGTACCAAACCAAAGAAACAGTGTCCCCTCAACATGTTTTCCCACAGCAGCTACTACAGCATGTTCTTGGGATAGGGAATTAATAAAACAATTAGGAAAAGCACTTGCAGAAGAATGTCAAGCAGAAGGTATAGATATAATCTTAGGACCAGCAATCAACATAAAAAGGTCACCACTTTGCGGAAGAAACTTTGAATACTTTTCAGAAGATCCATACCTATCAGGTCAATTAGCAACAGCCTACATACAAGCAGTACAAAGTTTAGGAGTAGGAACCTCCTTAAAACATTACGCAGCAAATAATCAAGAGCACAGAAGATTCACAATAGATGAAATAATAGATGAAAGGACGTTAAGAGAAATATACCTCACAAACTTTGAAGGACCGGTAAAAGAAGGAAACCCTTGGACAATCATGTGCTCATACAACAGGATAAATGGAACATTAGCTTCAGAAAACAAATACACGCTAACAGATATATTAAGGAACGAATGGGGATTTGAAGGGTTTGTAGTATCAGACTGGGGAGCGGTAAATGAAAGGGTAGAAGCAATAAAAGCAGGCCTTGACTTAGAGATGCCATCAAGTTATGGTATAGGAGACAAAAAGATAGTAGAAGCAGTAAAACGAGGAGAACTTGACGAAAAAATATTAGACCAAACAGTAGAAAGACTATTAAAAATCATATTCAAAGCGATAGAAAACAGGAAAGAAAACGCAACTTACAACAAAGAAGAACATCATAAACTTGCAAGAAAGATAGCAGCAGAAAGCATAGTACTACTAAAGAACCAAGACAACATCCTCCCACTAAAAAAAGAAGGAACCATAGCAATAATAGGAGGATTTGCAAAAAATCCAAGATATCAAGGAGGAGGAAGTTCACACGTCAACCCAACAAAACTGGATAATGCACTAGAAGAAATAGAAAAGATAGTTCAAGGGAAAGCAAACGTTTTATATGAAGAAGGATACAGTTTGGAAACAGATGAAATGAACCAAGAACTCATAGAAAAAGCAAAAGAAACAGCAAAGAAATCGGATGTAGCGATAATCTTTGCAGGATTACCAGAAAGATACGAATCGGAAGGATACGATAGAACACACATGAAAATGCCAGAAAACCACAACAAATTAATAGAAGAAGTGACAAAGGTACAACCAAACACAATAGTAGTATTAAGTAACGGATCGCCAGTAGAGATGCCTTGGGTAGATAAAGTAAAAGGGATAATAGAAAGTTATCTAGGAGGCCAAGCTGGAGCTGGAGCGGTAGCAGACATACTCTTTGGAGAAGTAAACCCAAGTGGAAAACTAGCAGAAACCTTCCCAAAGAAACTAAGTCATAACCCATCATACTTAAACTTTCCTGGAGAAGGAAACAAAGTAGAGTATAGAGAAGGAGTCTTTGTAGGATACAGATACTACGACAAAAAAGAGATAGAACCACTATTCCCATTTGGATATGGACTAAGTTATACAACGTTTGAATACACAGATATAACTGTAGACAAAAAAGAAATAACAGACAAAGAAACAATAGAGGTAAAAGTTAAAGTAAAAAACACAGGAAAAGTAAAAGGCAAAGAGATAGTACAACTATACGTAAAAGATATAGAAAGCACATTAAACAGACCCGAAAAAGAATTAAAAGGATTTGAAAAGATAGAATTAGAGCCAGGAGAAGAAAAGACAGTAACATTCACTTTAGACAAAAGAGCTTTTGCATATTACAACACAGAAATAAAAGATTGGCATGTAGAAAGTGGAGAGTTTGAGGTACTGGTAGGTAGATCATCAAAAGATATAGAATTAAAAGAAACAGTTAAACTGAATTCAACGGTTACTATCAAGAAAAAATACGATAGGAATTCGCTTGTAAGAGATTTGTTGGAAGACTCAAAAACAGAAAAAATAATTTTAGATTTAGTAGATAGTATACTAGAAAAGATAAAAGAACCTGGTAGGGAAAAAGAAGATGTGAACAATGTGATAAAATGGATTATAGATATGCCACTAAGAGGATTAGTCAGTTTCAGTAAAGGAAACTTCACCGACGAAATGCTGCATAAGTTACTAGAAGTATTGAATAAATAA
- a CDS encoding type II restriction endonuclease translates to MNPIYFEFFKTTNIEDIILNFLETLIKTNRTYNFFVNWDKIRKNIDTYKIELNILNSLIGSNQFDEDLKTILRRYPEVIPLIPILLAIRDKELSIIDNFADIDFKIIDYDFTNKKLSEKEIEQIIEFFDKTGLKNFFVELASKSIQDYVLGIEVGMDTNARKNRSGHSMEQLLDPIIKKIVTKHKDNFEIVTQNNFNYLKKKYGIPINSRIKNRKADFIIIKNKNTFINIETNFYSTPGSKPQEIVDSYIERQNELKENGIDFIWISDGYGWKGQKNQLYKAFEKIDYLLNLHFVREGLLEEILWKI, encoded by the coding sequence GTGAATCCTATTTATTTTGAGTTTTTTAAAACAACAAACATAGAAGATATTATACTAAATTTTTTAGAGACACTTATAAAAACCAACAGGACTTATAATTTTTTTGTAAACTGGGACAAAATTAGAAAGAATATTGATACTTATAAAATTGAGTTAAATATTTTAAATTCGTTAATTGGAAGCAATCAGTTCGATGAAGACTTAAAAACAATACTTCGTCGTTATCCTGAAGTTATCCCTCTAATCCCAATTCTCCTAGCAATTCGAGATAAAGAACTATCTATAATTGACAATTTTGCTGATATAGATTTCAAAATCATAGATTATGACTTTACTAATAAAAAACTATCCGAAAAAGAAATCGAACAAATCATTGAATTCTTTGATAAAACTGGTCTAAAAAATTTCTTTGTTGAATTAGCTTCTAAAAGTATTCAAGATTATGTTTTAGGGATCGAAGTTGGAATGGATACTAACGCTCGAAAGAACAGAAGTGGACACAGTATGGAACAATTATTAGATCCAATTATTAAAAAGATAGTAACTAAGCATAAAGATAACTTCGAAATAGTAACTCAAAATAATTTTAATTATTTAAAGAAAAAATATGGAATTCCTATTAACTCTAGAATTAAAAACAGAAAAGCCGATTTTATTATAATTAAAAATAAAAATACATTCATAAACATTGAAACTAATTTTTATTCTACACCTGGTTCAAAACCTCAAGAGATTGTTGATTCCTATATTGAAAGGCAAAATGAGTTAAAAGAAAATGGAATTGATTTTATTTGGATTAGTGATGGATATGGTTGGAAGGGCCAAAAAAATCAGCTTTATAAAGCATTTGAAAAAATTGATTACCTTTTAAATCTTCATTTTGTACGTGAAGGATTATTGGAAGAAATTCTATGGAAGATATAA
- a CDS encoding Dam family site-specific DNA-(adenine-N6)-methyltransferase, translating to MYQQLNLSFNQSHIYQINAKPFLKWAGGKGQLLEDLNKRLPPKILKEEKIVRYIEPFVGGGAFFFFLRSNYYIKEAILIDINKELIVGYKVVQNDVEKLISRLEKIESKFLKLSQEERKDFFYNVRKKYNEQKKYFNYEQYDSSWIERASYLIFLNKTCFNGLFRVNSKGEFNVPFGKYTNPTICDTLNLLEANKALKNTKIICADFEESKKYVEKNTFIYLDPPYRPLNSTSYFTSYSENGFDEKDQIRLAQFFRDVDKMGAFLMLSNSDPKVVDEKDNFFDKLYSGFNIERVNAKRTINRDSTKRGTINELIIRNYH from the coding sequence ATGTATCAGCAACTAAATCTAAGTTTCAATCAAAGTCATATATACCAAATAAATGCCAAACCATTTCTAAAATGGGCAGGGGGTAAAGGACAGCTTTTAGAAGATTTAAATAAAAGACTGCCTCCTAAAATATTGAAAGAAGAAAAAATAGTTCGTTATATTGAACCGTTTGTTGGAGGAGGTGCCTTCTTTTTTTTCTTAAGAAGTAATTATTATATCAAAGAAGCAATTCTAATTGATATTAACAAAGAATTAATAGTCGGTTATAAAGTAGTTCAAAACGATGTAGAAAAGCTTATTTCTCGCTTAGAAAAAATCGAATCTAAATTCTTAAAACTTTCACAGGAAGAAAGAAAAGATTTTTTTTATAACGTAAGAAAAAAGTACAATGAGCAAAAAAAATATTTCAACTATGAACAATATGACTCAAGTTGGATAGAAAGAGCTTCATATCTAATATTCTTAAATAAAACATGTTTTAACGGGCTCTTCAGGGTAAATAGTAAAGGCGAATTTAATGTTCCTTTCGGCAAGTATACAAATCCTACTATATGCGACACCTTAAATTTATTAGAAGCTAATAAAGCCTTAAAAAACACTAAAATCATATGTGCAGATTTTGAAGAATCAAAAAAATATGTAGAAAAAAACACATTTATATATCTTGATCCACCTTACAGACCTTTAAACTCAACTTCTTATTTCACATCTTACTCAGAAAATGGTTTTGATGAAAAAGATCAAATCAGATTGGCACAATTTTTTAGAGATGTAGATAAAATGGGAGCTTTTTTAATGCTTAGCAACTCTGATCCTAAAGTTGTTGATGAAAAAGATAACTTTTTTGACAAATTATATTCGGGTTTTAATATTGAGAGAGTTAATGCAAAGAGAACTATAAATAGAGATTCAACTAAACGCGGTACTATAAACGAACTAATTATTAGAAATTATCATTAA
- a CDS encoding transglutaminase-like domain-containing protein, with the protein MNDLDFLTADLPEDVNNLIYCGKFEEASRLIDIYLARNISNVLKQRLNFEKYRIDVLKNEYIYTFEEALDLAQEKIEDFTRQELQELKDQRYADWIYIEGREMFGRRFLDNIIKVHPTIKDRLRIKEKEDEAEKDFLDNTIKEIIEKGKKGYFIHLKTGIKIKNEHVRINETVRVHLPIPQKAQQISNIKILNTSQTAKFISPETYPQRTIFFEEQLKENESFTVEYSYENHVKYVNPDFNKVLKRQPKFHTNEWLPQINFSPFLIDLATEIVKDEKNPLLKARKIYDYITQNVQYSYVRPYVSIVNIPEYGAYNLKGDCGVQALLFITLCRIVGIPAKWQSGLYVTPYGVGPHDWAQFYIEPYGWLFADLSFGGSAYRAKNERIWNFYFGNLDPFRMVANSEFHYDILPEKRFLRSDPYDNQVGEVEYLDKGLSRNEFDVIMDIIDVHEI; encoded by the coding sequence TTGAACGATTTAGATTTTTTGACAGCTGATTTGCCCGAAGATGTTAATAATTTAATATATTGTGGAAAATTTGAAGAAGCAAGTAGATTGATTGATATTTACTTAGCTAGAAACATTTCAAATGTGTTGAAGCAACGGTTAAACTTTGAAAAGTACAGAATCGATGTTCTTAAAAATGAATACATATATACTTTCGAAGAAGCTTTAGATCTTGCACAGGAAAAAATTGAGGATTTTACAAGGCAAGAATTACAGGAATTGAAAGACCAGCGTTATGCAGACTGGATATACATTGAAGGAAGAGAGATGTTCGGTAGACGATTTTTAGACAATATTATAAAAGTGCATCCAACAATTAAAGATCGTCTAAGAATTAAAGAAAAAGAAGATGAAGCTGAAAAGGACTTCTTAGACAACACTATAAAAGAAATTATTGAAAAAGGCAAAAAAGGCTATTTCATTCATCTCAAAACTGGTATTAAGATAAAAAATGAGCATGTCAGAATTAATGAAACTGTGAGGGTTCACTTGCCTATTCCACAAAAAGCTCAACAGATTAGCAACATTAAAATACTCAACACCTCTCAGACTGCAAAATTTATCTCTCCAGAAACATATCCCCAACGAACAATATTCTTTGAAGAACAATTAAAAGAAAACGAAAGTTTTACGGTTGAATATTCATACGAAAATCATGTAAAATATGTAAATCCTGATTTTAATAAAGTGCTTAAAAGGCAGCCCAAATTTCATACAAATGAATGGCTACCTCAAATTAACTTTTCTCCGTTCTTGATAGATTTGGCAACAGAAATAGTTAAGGATGAGAAAAATCCTTTACTCAAGGCTAGAAAGATTTATGATTATATAACTCAAAATGTTCAGTATTCTTATGTCAGACCTTATGTCTCAATTGTAAATATTCCAGAATATGGTGCATACAATTTGAAAGGAGATTGCGGTGTTCAAGCACTTTTATTTATAACTTTGTGTAGAATTGTAGGAATTCCTGCAAAATGGCAATCGGGTTTGTACGTAACTCCATATGGTGTCGGTCCTCACGATTGGGCGCAGTTTTATATTGAACCATATGGATGGTTATTTGCAGATCTTTCTTTTGGAGGCAGCGCTTACAGGGCTAAAAATGAAAGAATATGGAACTTCTATTTTGGTAATCTAGATCCCTTTAGGATGGTTGCTAATTCAGAATTTCACTATGATATCTTACCTGAAAAGAGATTCTTAAGATCCGATCCATATGACAATCAAGTAGGTGAGGTGGAATATCTTGACAAAGGTTTGTCAAGAAATGAATTTGATGTTATAATGGACATAATAGATGTACATGAGATTTAG
- a CDS encoding GntR family transcriptional regulator, producing MHLNGKLNYSSKEPLYHQLKEIIRKNILLGVFQPGDKIPTEDELSETFGVSKSVVRQAVALLVQEGFLVKRQGIGTFVVDNRIKQGPRKLTSFSEEMKSKGLEPKSVVLENGIIEANKKIAEALAVEIGTPVIMVKRIRYAQDEPIGIQTFYTLEKLAPDFFNNSLTQSLYNLLETRYGLNIVKAEEKYYATILDNHECKLLKVKPPFAGFIVERVGYDVSDIPVEYTESVIRADKYSVEIILRK from the coding sequence ATGCATTTGAATGGAAAATTAAATTACTCTTCTAAAGAACCTTTATACCATCAATTAAAAGAAATCATACGAAAAAATATTCTTCTAGGTGTTTTTCAACCAGGTGACAAGATACCAACGGAAGATGAGCTTTCTGAGACCTTTGGGGTAAGTAAATCAGTAGTCAGACAGGCAGTTGCGCTGCTTGTTCAAGAGGGATTTTTGGTAAAAAGGCAAGGGATTGGTACCTTTGTTGTTGATAATCGAATAAAACAGGGGCCTAGAAAACTAACAAGCTTTTCGGAAGAAATGAAATCAAAGGGACTTGAACCAAAATCAGTAGTGTTAGAAAATGGAATCATTGAAGCAAATAAAAAGATAGCAGAAGCTTTAGCTGTAGAGATTGGAACTCCTGTAATAATGGTTAAAAGAATAAGATATGCACAAGATGAACCGATAGGTATTCAAACATTCTATACCCTAGAAAAACTTGCCCCTGATTTCTTCAACAACTCTCTAACTCAATCATTATACAACCTACTTGAAACTCGATATGGGCTAAATATTGTTAAAGCAGAAGAAAAGTATTATGCCACTATTTTAGACAATCACGAATGTAAGCTCTTAAAGGTAAAACCACCTTTTGCGGGATTTATTGTAGAGCGAGTTGGTTATGATGTTTCTGACATACCTGTAGAATACACTGAATCGGTTATTAGAGCCGACAAATATTCTGTAGAAATTATTTTGAGGAAGTGA
- a CDS encoding ROK family protein: MKILTLDIGGTYIRSAICNESGILTDKAKFNTPQSPDEVIKLFLKIYEKYNDIDSFGVSVGGAVLDEGYVWLPNAFGGDPYPLKGKLEDRTGLEINILDDRVSGLIGETWKGAAVNSKNSAYYIIGTGVGLGIQVHGHVIKGAHGAAGSIGWIPIGEENDFSNKVGVLESNISGYYMSKNYERMCKKSVKGAFDIFNDYEKGGECSQQFISNVSILLGKSLATIINILDPEIIIMAGSVGQRWNIFKFQVEEIMERYLSPIIKNIEIVPSVLGEDAQLIGIGKYALNYMNRR, translated from the coding sequence GTGAAAATATTGACTTTAGATATTGGTGGTACTTATATTAGATCTGCAATTTGTAATGAATCAGGTATATTAACAGACAAAGCAAAATTCAATACGCCTCAAAGTCCTGATGAAGTAATAAAACTTTTTCTAAAAATATACGAAAAGTACAACGATATCGACAGTTTTGGAGTTTCTGTTGGTGGAGCAGTTTTAGATGAAGGTTATGTATGGCTTCCAAATGCCTTTGGAGGTGATCCATACCCTTTAAAGGGTAAGTTAGAAGATAGAACCGGTTTAGAAATTAATATTTTAGATGACAGAGTATCTGGATTAATAGGAGAAACATGGAAAGGTGCAGCAGTAAACTCAAAAAATTCTGCTTATTACATTATTGGAACCGGCGTTGGACTGGGCATTCAAGTTCATGGACATGTTATTAAAGGAGCGCATGGAGCTGCTGGTTCAATAGGCTGGATACCTATAGGAGAAGAAAATGACTTTTCAAACAAGGTTGGAGTGCTTGAATCTAATATTTCTGGATATTATATGAGTAAAAATTACGAAAGAATGTGTAAAAAGAGTGTTAAAGGGGCTTTTGATATTTTTAATGATTATGAAAAGGGAGGTGAATGCTCACAACAGTTTATATCAAATGTTTCCATTCTTTTAGGAAAAAGTTTGGCTACAATTATTAACATTTTAGATCCTGAAATAATAATCATGGCAGGAAGTGTTGGACAAAGATGGAATATCTTTAAATTCCAGGTAGAAGAAATTATGGAAAGATATCTTAGTCCCATTATCAAAAATATAGAAATAGTTCCCTCTGTTTTAGGAGAAGATGCACAATTAATAGGAATTGGAAAGTACGCATTAAATTATATGAATAGGAGATGA